TTCCCGCTGGATAGTATCGAGCCTGTTGCCAAAGGCGAATTCGGCGGCGATGTGCTACAGAGAGTCATGGGGCCATTGGGACAATGGTGCGGTGCGATTTTGTGGGAATCCAAAAGAACCAAGAATTGGAGTGACGGTTGGCTGGCAAAACTACGCGGCGATCAACGCAGCGCGAAAGCGGAAATAGCGGTGCTGGTATCCAGCACGTTACCGAAAGACATTGAAACATTCGGTCAGATCGATGGAGTCTGGATTACCGAGCCTCGTCTGGCGCTGCCGCTTGTCATCGCTCTGCGTCAATCCCTGATCGAAATCGCCAGCACACGGCAAACCCAGGAAGGACAAGAAACCAAAATGGAATTGGTCTATCAGTATTTGACCGGACCAAGATTCAAACATCGCATCGAAGCCATTGTCGAGAAATTCTCCGACATGCAGGCTGATCTCGACAGAGAACGCAAAGCCATGACGCGGCTCTGGGCCAAGCGGGAAATGCAAATTCAGGGTGTCATTGAATCCACCGTGGGCATGTATGGCGATCTGCAAGGCATTGCAGGGCGGGCGCTACCAGCCATTGAGGGATTGGAGTTACCGCTGCTGGATTTGAAAGACTCCGGTAACGAACCTTAGCCAGCAACTTCATATCCACTGCAAAAACCCTCCTTATCCCACGCACCACAATAGCTTCAGGAAATTTCATCCGACCGGCCGGGATAAACTCAGTAAGAAAATTTACTCGAGTATCTAAAGAAATTTAACCAGCTTTCGTTAAAAAAAGCGTACTTGTCACGCCACATGATAAAAAATGAGTTTATCGATCAATACCAATCTAGGAGCGCTGAATAGTTCGCGGTATTTGTCCGCAACTACAAATGATCTCGGCCGTTCATTAGAACGGCTGTCATCGGGTATGCGGATTAACAGTGCCAGGGATGACGCGGCGGGCCTCGCCATCTCGGACCGGATGACATCGCAAATCCGCGGCTTAAATCAGGCGACCAGAAATGCCAGCGATGGAGTCTCGATGCTGCAAACCGCCGATGGTGCATTGACTTCGATGACTTCCGCATTGCAACGTATCCGTGAACTCTCCATACAAGCAGCGAATTCAACTAATAGTCTCAGCGACAAGAAAGCATTACAAGAAGAAGCGAATCAACTGATTCAGGAAATAGAAAACGTTTCCACCACAGCTACATTTAACGGCGACAAAATATTCGATAATTCCGGCAGCAGTGTTCTCGGTAATTCCGATCAACTGGCTGTTATGTATGGATTACAAAATGGCTGGCTGGAAGATGCGGAAAGCAAGATCCAGCAATATTTCGGCATTTCCGCCGATGGCGCCGATATGAATATCGAACTGACAACGTTTACCGATGGCGCGGGTGGAACTGCTGCCCGGGTGGTAGGTTCGGTACCCGGAAGCTATACGGGTAAGGCGGCTAATGTCAAATTGCAGATCGATATGAGCGACTTCACGCCACCCAATTTACCCGACGGCGGCAATGCGCCATTTTATAACGACCGGATTATTGCGCATGAAATGGTACACGCCGTGATGTACCGGAGCATGAATATCGGTTCGATGTTTGATCCCGCCGGAGATCAAACATGGTTTATGGAAGGCGCTGCGGAATTCATTCATGGTGCCGACGAGCGCTTACAATCCTCGATCAGCGGCGTCGGCATCGGCGGTGTCATGGCTAAAGCAGCAACTTTCGGCTCAGCCGGTGCAGCCTGGGGAGGAACTTCGGATGATTACTCCGCAGCCTACTCCGCCGTGCGCTACTTGCATCAAGTGATCAAGGACAACGGCGGCTCGGGCATCAAAGATGTCATGGTTTACTTAAACCAGAATCAAAGCGCCACACTCAGCGATGCCATTAATGCCGCGACGGGCGGTTTATATGCAAACGCCGATGCCTTTAATGCCGATTTTGTCACGAACGGAGCCGCATACATTGCCGGTATGAATCTGACCGACACCGATACTGGTGCGATCGGCGGCTCAAATGCCGATGGAGGCGCAATCCAAACCGCCAAAAGCGTTATTTCCGATACCAGTTCAAGAGGCGGCACCAATCCGCTCGGCGGATTTAACGAAATCTGGGAAAATATAAATGCCGCTGCGGTCGGTAATAACAAACAGTTGCAGGTCGGTGCAAACAAAACCGACACCATGAATGTGACCTTCGGAGCGGTCAATACTGCCGCGATGAGTATCCAAAGTGTCGATCTGGTTAACAATGCAGGATTTGCCACCTACATGATGGATCTGGCGCTGAATCATGTCAATGAAGAAAGATCGAAGATCGGTGCACAGCTGAACCGGCTGGAATCGGTCATTACCAACAACAATACCAGTGTCGAGTCTACCGTGGCGAGCCGGTCACGTATCCAGGATGCCGACTATGCGCAAGAGACCACTACGTTGACGAAAACACAGATTATGCAGCAGGCCGCCACTGCGGTATTGGCACAAGCCAATACATCGCCGCAAATGTTGATGGCGCTGCTCAAGTAAGCCAGTCGTATTCTAGACTTCCCATCCCGCTTTTTATCCTCCTGTTTTTTGCACAAGAATTATTTCACTCACCTGAAATCCGGTTGCTTATTACGTTTGAGCTGATACACTGAATTCCAGGAAATAGTGACAGCGGAATCATCCGCAATTTGATGTAAACCGCTCGAAACTGATTGTTAATCACACGAAAGGTTTATCATGACAGACATTGATTATAAAAGGCGCCAATTCCTGCAATACAGCGCTTTAGGCACCCTGGCTGCCACCCTGCCCGGTTTCGCATTGGCCGATAACCGAGTTATTAACAAAACGCCCGATCATTCATTCAAAGCCGACGTTGAAATTGCGTTAACCGCTCAGAATGCGGACGTTTCTATCCTGCCGGGTGCTCATACGCATGTTTTCAAATACACCGGAAAATTACTCAAAGGGCCTCAAACCGCGCTCAAGGAATTGCCCGGTTATTTGGGACCGATCCTCAATTTTGAACGAGGTCAGAAAGTCCGGATATTCTTTTATAATCAGCTACCGGAACCATGCGCTACCCATTGGCACGGCATGCATGTACCACAAGTGATGGATGGCCATCCAATGTATGCGATCCATCATGGCGAGCAGTATGTTTACGAATTTGAGGTAAAAAACCCAGCCGGTACCAATTGGTATCATTCACATACCCATGAATTAACGGCTTCTCAGGTATATCAGGGCTTGGCCGGACTGATCACCATCACCGATGAAGCCGAGCGTAAACTGGAATTACCCAGCGGTGAATATGACATTCCGCTGGTCATCCAGGATCGCAGTTTCTCGCAGGGTAATCAATTACGTTACATGCTCAATATGCACCAGCGCATGCGCGGCTTTCTGGGCGACACGATCCTGGTGAATGGCCAAAGTGACAGCCCTATCGCCGTTAAAACACGGGCGTACCGCTTGCGCATCCTGAATGGATCGAACTCCAGAATCTACAAGCTGGGCTGGGATGACGGCACACCGTTAACCGCGATCGGCACCGATGGCGGGTTACTGGAAAAACCGGAAACTTTCCCCTACATCATGCTCGCCCCCGCCGAGCGGGTAGAGCTGTGGGTCGATTTCAGCGGCCGCAAACCCGGTTCCGATCTAACGCTGCAAAATCTTGCTTACCAGGGATCCGCCGCGCATATGGGAGGAGGCATGGGAGGCGGGCGCCACGGTATGGGCCGGATGGGCATGATGGATGGCGCTTCAGGTCAGAATGACGTGTTTCCTATCGTTAAATTCCGGATCACCGGACAAGTCAGCGATTCACCCGCATTACCGGCCGCATTGATTCCATTGCACCGCTTGACTGCCACGGATGTTACCCATCCGGACACCACTGTGCCGATTACCATCGGCATGCGGCATATGGCATTCAATCTCAACGGCAAAACGTTCGAGATGCAAAACTATTCCGAACTGGAAAAAATTCCGCTTAACTCCGTTCAGAGAATCAAAATATCCCATGATAACCAGGGAATGGGTGGAGGAATGCGCGGCGGCCGAGGTGGCGGCATGGGCATGATGATGGCATTGCCGCACCCTATCCACATCCACGGCCAGCAGTTTCAGATCCTATCGCGCAAACAAAACAACCAGGGCGGCGCTTACGATACGGTCAAAGACGGATTCATTAACAGCGGCTGGAAAGACACTGTCTTGGTCATGCCGGGCGAAGAAGTGGAAATCATTAAACCCTTCAAGGACTATAGCGGCTTATTTCTTTATCACTGCCATAACCTGGAGCACGAAGACATGGGCATGATGCGCAATTACTTTATCAGTTGATTTCTCGCAAACCGGCTTGCTGGGTTTATCGCGCATATTCCACTGGCAACTCAATCCAGAAAGTACTGCCTACGCCCAATTCACTGTCGGCACCGACCGTACCGCCCATTAATTCGACAATCTGGCGCGTAATGGATAATCCGATACCGGTCCCTTCAATGCCGCTATTCGTAGCATCCAATCGATTAAACGGCTGGAAGAGTTCGGCCATTTTATGCGTCGCGATACCGTTCCCGGTATCGGTAATGAGTATCCGCAAATTGCCCGTGGTGTCCGGTGAGGCGCTCGCGCCGATATGCACTGTGCCGCCTTTGCGGTTGTACTTAACGGCGTTGGATATCAGATTGAGCATGACTTGCTTAAACCGGATTCGATCGGTATGAAGTACCTTACCGGCCACGCCAGCTTGCACCAGTTGAACACCCAGCTTATCCGCTTGGGTCTGCACCAAGCTGATACACTCCTCGATAATCGGGCCAATTTCAACCGGCTCCAACTTCAGATCGATCCGTCCCGATTCGATCCGGGCCAAGTCCAGCACTTCATTAATCAATGCCAGCAAATGCGTGCCCGCATTCCTGATTTCCTTGATGTACTTAAGATGTTGACTGCGGGGATCTTCCAGTTCCATTAATTGGCTAAACCCCAGAATCGCATTCAGGGGTGTGCGTAGTTCATGGCTCATACTGGAAAGAAATTGGGATTTGGCCTGGTTGGCCCGCTCCGCTTCTTGCCGGGCATGAATAAGCGCCTCCTCGGCAGCCTTGCGCTCAGTAATATCTTCGGCGATACCCTCGATGCACAAATCGCCGTTCGCATCACTGGCCGGATGCGCCGAGGCCAGGATCGTGTGCTCGCTGCCATCCGGATGAACAAAACTCATCTCGAATTGCACAAAATCCATTTTTCCTTGCGCAATCTGGGTAGCGACAGAATAAGCATGATCCAGCGAATCCGGGTGCCAATTAGTAATGCGATCCCAGAATCTTCCGATGGCTTCTTCCTTCGTAATACCAAAAACTTTATCGACCCCGCTGCTGATGTAGGTGAGCTCCCCTGTCAGCGCTTTGTGGCTATAAATGACAAATTTACCACCGATGTCTTCCACCAAGCGTTGATATCGTTCCTGACTTTCCCGCAGCGCCTGTTCCGCCTGCAAACGCGCGGTAATATCTTCGATAATCGACCAGATCAACTTCCGGCCAGAAGCATCGCGGATCACGACACCGTTGAGTTGAACCTGATACCGGCTACCATCCTTGCGGATATATTCCTTGCGGTAAGGACCGAAACTGCCCATCGCTTGTAGACTCTCAAGCTGGCGCGCCTCATCGGCAGCATACTCCCGCGGTGTAATATCCCAGTACGTCAGATTAAGAAATTCCTCGCGCGTATAACCGGTAGGCGCTAACAAGGCATCATTGAATTCGATGAATTGACCGGTAGCATAATCATTTAAGGCAATACCAACCGGTGACATTACGAACAACGTTCTCAGACGTGTCTCACTATCCTGGTTCTTTTGATGAAATCTGGCTATCGCAATCAGCGGCAATAGAATTAAAACACCGGTTAGAATCAAGCCCAGCCGGAAAAGAATAGACTCGCCACTTGCGGCAGACCAGCCACCTTTGGGGATTGCCGCCATCTGCCAGGAACCATTATCCGGCAAGGAGATATCGAGTAGTACAGGATGCTGATCGAAGATTTGACTGGTTCCGAAAAACACCTTGCCGTTTTCCGGCCCATCGTTCCGCCGCAGCGCAATATCAAATTCTTCCGCAAGAACCAGTAAACCGCTTGCCCGGTATAACTGATCCACATCGATCACGGCGGAGATCACTCCCCAAAATGCGTGATCCTCTCTGGATTCATGGCGATCGAGAAATACCGGGATGCGCGCGATAAAACCTTGGCCACCTTGAACCAGATCGACTGGCCCGTCAAATATAAGACTTTCACTGTCTCGCGCTCGCAGCACGGCTTGGAGTTGCTTGGGATGATGGCGGAAATTCAAACCGATGGCCGCTTCGTTGCCTTCGAGCGGATACATATACTTTATGATTAAATCGGGCGCGGCGCCGATATTGCGCAATTGCGACCGGCCTTTGAACAAATACTGAGCTAATTGGGCAAATTTATCCGCCGGCAGATCCGGTTCAACCGAAACCGACGCGACCAGACCCTGAACCAGTTGCGCATTACTGGTGATGTGACCTTCCAAAGTAGCACGCAACAGGCTAAGCCGGGTAAATACCGCATCACGCAAATCGCGCTCCTGGTTACGCGTATGCAAATGATCGACATAGAATCCGACCGGCAGAAGGCAAATTCCAACCACGAACACCGGCAAAAAAATAAATTGCCTATTGTGCAGGCAAGACAGGAAACGAGCGGCGGCGTTATGCATCATAAGTCACGAATAATGAAGCCGGATCAATCATTGACCACTGGAATTATCGATTTACGGGCAATCCGTACATGGCGCATTGCACCGGATAAAAAAAGAGTTGCATGAGAAAGCATAGCTGAGCAATGGAATAAAAAATTACATGGCCGATGATTATCCGCCCAATCGTATCAGACACTCTGGCGTTTTTTATTATTGTTTTCCAATTTCTCATCATATCCGTCGTTCGATTCCATTCATCAAAGAAACGCTGAGAAAACTAATTTTGCTCGTCAGTATCGGAAAAACCGCAGAAAAGATTACCTTTCACATCGCTGTTTATCCTATAGAAATCACACCAGCTTTTTATAATGACACATCCCGGCATGCATTCCGGCCATCGATAATTTAATGATTTTGGAACGGCATCAATGTTACTCATTAATAATAGGTAAACAACATGAATCAGATTGCATTCAATGAAACGAAATACCGGCCAGAAGAATCCGCCCCTATCGATTTGCAACAAATCCTAACGCATATCAATACACTCCCGGCCATGCCGGCCATTGCGCAAAAATTGCTCGGGCTGGCGTTGAACACAGATCATGGCGAAACGCAGATGCTCAAGCTGGTCGCGCAAGACTCGCAGATCTCAGCCAAGATCATCGGATTATCAAACTCCGCTTTGTTCGCCACGCCTGGCATTATCACGTCGATCATCGATGCCGCCATGTATCTCGGCTTGACGCAAATAAAATCGGTCGCCATCGGCATGGCAACCGTTTCGGCATTGACCAAACCGCCCGAAGGCAAATTGAAATCCGCCGATTTATGGGCTCACAGCATGACCATTGCCTCGGCCATGCGCGTTATTGCCAAACACATGCCCGCAAAAACCAGACCCGTGGACGAACAAATTTTTCTCGCGGGATTGCTACACGACATCGGTTATAACGTGCTTAATTTTATTGCCAAGGATACGTGCAACGCACTCTACGAAAAACTCAGCACCCCATCGGATGCATCACCGCTGGAAATAGAACATGCGCTGCTCGGCACGCATCATGGCGAGATCGGCGCACAACTCGGCATTCACTGGGGGCTACCGGCTGAAATCATTGCCGTCATCCGCTATCACCACATCCCTAATAGCGCGAACGCTGAAATCGGCCAACCGCTGGTACGGCTCGTCAATCTGGCCGAGCGAATGCTGCCGGATTTTGCAATCATCGAATCCACCGCGCAAGAAATCACTCCACAGGAATGGATCGCACTTGGCATCGATCCAGGCAAAGCAGACAGCATTGCCGAGGAAATCAGCAGTGTGGCAGAGCAGGCCAAGCAACTGATCAGTATCATTTAACCATGCTAACCAGCCACTTAGCCGAACCGGCCTCGATTCTTACAGTAGCTATCGAAGCCAGCGCAAGTAAAATTGCCGTCAAAAATGAATTCGCCCGCTTCTAACTTTTGAGCGAATCCAATTTAAGTGTTGAGCTATAAAAGGTAGTAAGAAACATCAAATTTCCTCAGCCGCATTCTGCCTCGACGCATAAACATACCCCCCAATCGCTCCCACGACCAGCCCTAGCGGCGCTGCGATAAAGAGTCCGATCATCGATCCTTGGCTGGTATCTTTGGAAATGACCATCGGCCCGAGAAAACCCAGGGTAAAGAACAGTCCGCCCAGGATTAATGCACCGCCGGTAACTGCAACCAAAGTGCTTATTCTTTCTCCCGCAACCAGTTTCCAGGTAAACCACGCGGCGAAGGTTGCGCAAACAACCGAAACGGTGGCGGAAAGCCAGGCAGGAAAGCCGGTTGTAATCGTTAGAATGGTGCTGATAGAAAACAGTACAATCAAAAACATCAAAAAAGAGACGAGTGGTTTAAGGATCTGAATCATTGCAGCGTGTATCCGTTGAGTGGTCATTTAACAGCGCAGCATTGTAAACTATCTCCCGGACATCCACCGCTTGGTTTTACCACATGAGGCCAGCTTCACTATGAACACATTTAACCCGCAGCGGCGCAAATTATTGCAGTACGGTTTCATGGCATTGGGTGCGTTTGCCGGTAATGTTTTGCTGCCGTCCGCTGTCCGGTCGGCAGCGTCGCTGGCAGTGCTGGGCGATCTTTTGCCGCCGGACCGGAACGGTGTGCGCTTGCCCGCAGGATTCACTTCGCGCATCGTGGCTCATTCCGGGCAAACAATTTCCGGTTACCGCTGGCATGCCGCGCCGGATGGCGGGACTACGTTTGCCGCCCCGGATGGCGGCTGGATTTATGTTTCCAATAGCGAATTGGACAACCAGGCGGGCGGCGTAGGCGCGTTGCGCTTCAATGCTGCCGGTGATGTTGTCGATGCGTATCCGATCCTGCAACATACTAACCGCAATTGCGCGGGCGGGCATACGCCGTGGCAGACTTGGCTGTCGTGCGAGGAAATCGATAAAGGCCGGGTGTGGGAATGCGATCCGTTTGGCCGCAAGGCGGCGCAAGTCCGCAGCGCGCTCGGCGTATTCCGGCATGAAGCGGTTGCGGTGGATACGCAGAACAAACAGCTTTATCTGACCGAAGACCAGCCGGATGGCTGTTTGTACCGCTATACCGCACATGCACTCGATGCCGCCGGCAATCCCGGTCTCGACGAGGGTGTGCTGGAAGTGGCCGAAGTCATCGATGGCCGCATTGGCGCGGTGCGCTGGCACGCCCTGCCCGACCCTCAAGCGGTTTCCATACCAACCCGAAAACAAGTCGCCAACAGCACCCGGTTTGATGGCGGGGAAGGCATCTGGTATCACCAGGGCATCGTTTACTTTTCCACCAAGGGCGACGATCGCGTGTGGGCGTATGACGTGGAACGCCAGCACCTCAGCATCGTGTACAACGCCGCGTTATACCCGCGGCCGGTCTTGACCGGTGTGGATAATATCACCGGCAATGCAGCGGGAGATTTACTGATCGCCGAGGATAAAGGCGATATGCAGATCGTGGTGCTGACCGCCGGTAAGATTTTGCCGCTGTTGCAGCTGGCGGGTCATGACCGCTCGGAAGTCACCGGTCCGGCGTTCAGTCCCGATGGTTCGCGCTTGTATTTCAGTTCGCAGCGCGGCAAAACCGGGCGCGCCGAGGATGGCATGACGTTTGAAATCTCCGGGCCATTCTGAAGCTATTTCCTGACACTTGATAAATTCCTGCCGTGAACCCATTTAGTCGTGGAGAATGGGTAAGCAATACGGATATGCATGCAACTTCACTAATGCGCTGAAAGCGGCAATAATGAGATGCCGGAAGCGTAATCAACGAGGGGAACTGACTTGGAATTTAAGGATTACTACAAAACATTAGGTGTCTCGCGCGATGCGACAGCGGAAGAGATCAAGAAATCGTTCCGCCGATTGGCACGCAAGTACCACCCGGATGTTTCCAAGGAAACGGACGCCGAGCACAAAATGCAAGAAATCAACGAGGCTAACGCGGTACTGTCCGATCCGGAAAAACGCGCTGCCTACGATCAATTGGGGCAAGGCGGATTTCAGCCAGGCAGCGATTTTCAGCCGCCACCCGGATGGGATAGCAATTTTGAGTTCCGGGGACGGGGATTTAACGGTGCGCAAGCAGCGGATTTCAGCGATTTCTTTGCCGAATTATTCGGCGGCGGCATGGGCGCGGGCACGCGCCATACGCATCAACGCAAACGCGGTGAAGATCATCACGCCAAAATCATGCTCGACCTGGAAGACAGCTATCACGGCACAACCCGCAGTTTGACGCTGCGCATGCCCAAACTCGACGATCAAGGGCGCACCGTGCTGGCCGAGCATACGCTGAATGTGCGCATTCCCAAAGGCGTACACGCCGGGCAAGTGATCCGGCTGGCCGGACAAGGCGGTCCGGGGCATGCCGGTGAAGCGGCCGGAGACTTGTTCCTGGAAGTTCACTTCAAGCCGCATAGCCGTTACCGGATCGAAAACAAGGATGTCTATGCCACATTACCGGTCGCGCCCTGGGAAGCAATGCTGGGTGCAACCATCAAAATACCGGTGCCGGATGGTCAAGTCGAAGTGCGTGTGCCGGAAAATTCCCAGTCCGGGCGTAAACTGCGTTTGAAAGGACGCGGCATTCCGGCGGCAACACCCGGCGATTTGTATCTGGTGCTGGAAGTCGTGCTGCCACCGGCCACCGGTGAAAAAGAACGCACGTTTTATCAAACCATGGCGCAGGAACTCGCATTTAATCCGCGCCAAAATCTCGGAGTCTAGGTCATGTCGAATGAGATTGAAGCCATTTTACTGGAAGATGCCCTATTCAGCCTGGATGAGCTGGCACGAAGCTGCCATGTCAGCCGGGAGTGGATCATCGAACGCGTGCAGTGGGGCTTGTTGCGCAATGACGATTTAATCGGCGCCGACCCGGATGTATGGATATTCGATAGCCGCAGCTTTATGCGCATCAGAAGAATCATCGCGGTAGAACGCGACTTCGAGGGCAATCCGGAATTGGCCGGACTGGTCGCCGATATGATCGAGGAAATTGAATCGCTGCGCGCCCGCCTGAAAGCATCCGGACTGGATGAAAGCTAAGAAATTATCGATTCGATAAACGTATTCATCAGGAAATCACCATGTCTTTACATATCGTATGCCCGCACTGCCATGCCACCAACCGCGTACCGGCAGACCGTCTCGAGGCATCGCCCCAATGCGGCGCTTGCCATCAACCGCTGTTTGCCGCACAACCGGCCGAATTGACGGAGCATCATTTCAACCGGCACATCACCAACAACGATATTCCGGTGCTGATCGATTTCTGGGCGCCGTGGTGCGGCCCCTGCCGCATGATGGCGCCGGCCTTCAGCAAAGCAGCGGCTGCTCTGGAACCGCACATGCGTCTGGTCAAAGTCAATACCGAAGAAGAGCAAGGATTGGCCGCTCGTTATAACATCCGCAGCATTCCAACCTTGGTACTATTTAAAGGCGGCCGGGAAATCACCCGGCAAGCGGGCGCGATGGGCGAGCACGATCTGATACGATGGGCACAAGCCTATAGCAAATAATGAAAAATAATCACTAAAGGAGCGAATATTCATGCCCAACGGATTCTTTTCCCGTTTCATCTGGTACACGCTGGCCGGTGTATTGCTGGTGTTATTTTTTCACAGCTTCCTTTACCACTATTTTCCGAATATTTTTCATTGGAATCCCTTTTCCGGCCAGAGCCAGCAAGAGAGCGCGGAACCCCGCGTCGTACAGGCGCGCGGCAATCTGGCGGAAGACGAAAAAAGCACGATTGAATTATTTGAAAATTCGCGTGACTCGGTGGTGTTCATCACCACCCGCCAGCGCGTCATGGATGCCTGGACGCGCAATACTTTTTCCGTTCCCAGCGGCACCGGCTCGGGGTTTATCTGGGATGATAGCGGGCACATCATCACCAATCTTCACGTAGTTAAAGGCGCCAGCGAAGCCACCGTGCGTCTCGCCGACGGACGCGATTACAAGGCTTCCCTGGTCGGCGCAAGCCCGGCGCACGACATCGCCGTGCTGAAAATCGGCATCGGCTTTCAGCGGCCAGCCCCGGTGCCGATCGGCACCAGCAACGATCTTAAGGTGGGGCAAAAAGTATTCGCCATCGGCAATCCATTCGGTCTGGACTGGACGTTGACCACTGGGATCGTCTCCGCATTGGATCGCTCACTCCCCGGCGGCGATGGACGCACCATCGACAATCTGATTCAAACCGACGCCGCCATCAACCCCGGCAATTCCGGCGGCCCGCTGTTGGATTCCGCAGGCCGCCTGATCGGCATCAATACCGCCATTTACAGCCCCAGCGGCGCCAGCGCCGGGATTGGCTTTGCCGTGCCGGTCGATACCGTCAACCGCGTCGTTCCGCAAATCATCAGCCGCGGCAAATATATCCGCCCGGCCATGGGCATCACCGTCGACAGCAAACTGAACAACCGTTTGACTCAATTTCTGAAAGTGAACGGCGTGGTTATCCTAAGCATCGGCCCCGGCTCAGCCGCCGACGAAGCCGGATTGCGCGGCGCAACACTGACCCCGGAAGGCAACATCATCGCCAACGACATCATTGTTGCCGTTGATGGAAAACCCATGGATTCAGTGGAAAAATTGCTGAACCGTATCGATAGCTACAAAGTCGGCGACATCATCACGATTACCGTGCTGCGTAAGGGTGAGAAAATGGACGTGCCGGTTACGTTGCAACCGGGGGAATGATGTTACACAGTCTGCGGAATTCGCATAAAAAGGCGGCATGCAACCGATTTGAGCAACTGACAAAGTAATCTATTGATCACCTGCCAGCACAATGACCGAAAAATCATCGCTGCCGCCCGCGCGGCGTGCAGCTTTGAGGACATTCACAAGGTCTGCTTCAGACTCATTGGCAAAGAGCGCAGCAATCTGTACATCATCCAGGGCTTCGTTTAATCCATCGCTGCACAATAGAATACGTTCACCGCGTTGCAATTCATGCGTGGCGATATTTGCCCTGAAGTCATCGCATTCGGCATCCACGATGAACTGGCAAGTAAGGCCTTGCAAGATACTCGCAGAATTTGT
The DNA window shown above is from Nitrosomonas sp. Is35 and carries:
- the trxC gene encoding thioredoxin TrxC — protein: MTMSLHIVCPHCHATNRVPADRLEASPQCGACHQPLFAAQPAELTEHHFNRHITNNDIPVLIDFWAPWCGPCRMMAPAFSKAAAALEPHMRLVKVNTEEEQGLAARYNIRSIPTLVLFKGGREITRQAGAMGEHDLIRWAQAYSK
- a CDS encoding alkaline phosphatase PhoX; protein product: MNTFNPQRRKLLQYGFMALGAFAGNVLLPSAVRSAASLAVLGDLLPPDRNGVRLPAGFTSRIVAHSGQTISGYRWHAAPDGGTTFAAPDGGWIYVSNSELDNQAGGVGALRFNAAGDVVDAYPILQHTNRNCAGGHTPWQTWLSCEEIDKGRVWECDPFGRKAAQVRSALGVFRHEAVAVDTQNKQLYLTEDQPDGCLYRYTAHALDAAGNPGLDEGVLEVAEVIDGRIGAVRWHALPDPQAVSIPTRKQVANSTRFDGGEGIWYHQGIVYFSTKGDDRVWAYDVERQHLSIVYNAALYPRPVLTGVDNITGNAAGDLLIAEDKGDMQIVVLTAGKILPLLQLAGHDRSEVTGPAFSPDGSRLYFSSQRGKTGRAEDGMTFEISGPF
- a CDS encoding S1C family serine protease; protein product: MPNGFFSRFIWYTLAGVLLVLFFHSFLYHYFPNIFHWNPFSGQSQQESAEPRVVQARGNLAEDEKSTIELFENSRDSVVFITTRQRVMDAWTRNTFSVPSGTGSGFIWDDSGHIITNLHVVKGASEATVRLADGRDYKASLVGASPAHDIAVLKIGIGFQRPAPVPIGTSNDLKVGQKVFAIGNPFGLDWTLTTGIVSALDRSLPGGDGRTIDNLIQTDAAINPGNSGGPLLDSAGRLIGINTAIYSPSGASAGIGFAVPVDTVNRVVPQIISRGKYIRPAMGITVDSKLNNRLTQFLKVNGVVILSIGPGSAADEAGLRGATLTPEGNIIANDIIVAVDGKPMDSVEKLLNRIDSYKVGDIITITVLRKGEKMDVPVTLQPGE
- a CDS encoding chaperone modulator CbpM, whose translation is MSNEIEAILLEDALFSLDELARSCHVSREWIIERVQWGLLRNDDLIGADPDVWIFDSRSFMRIRRIIAVERDFEGNPELAGLVADMIEEIESLRARLKASGLDES
- a CDS encoding DnaJ C-terminal domain-containing protein; the protein is MEFKDYYKTLGVSRDATAEEIKKSFRRLARKYHPDVSKETDAEHKMQEINEANAVLSDPEKRAAYDQLGQGGFQPGSDFQPPPGWDSNFEFRGRGFNGAQAADFSDFFAELFGGGMGAGTRHTHQRKRGEDHHAKIMLDLEDSYHGTTRSLTLRMPKLDDQGRTVLAEHTLNVRIPKGVHAGQVIRLAGQGGPGHAGEAAGDLFLEVHFKPHSRYRIENKDVYATLPVAPWEAMLGATIKIPVPDGQVEVRVPENSQSGRKLRLKGRGIPAATPGDLYLVLEVVLPPATGEKERTFYQTMAQELAFNPRQNLGV